The Dokdonella koreensis DS-123 genome has a segment encoding these proteins:
- the nrdR gene encoding transcriptional regulator NrdR, with translation MHCPFCQHEDTRVIDSRVSEDGSTIRRRRECEQCGERFNTFETAELKLPAVAKSDGRREAFDERKLRTSFERALQKRPVASEAVDVAVRAVLDDLRRSGEREVPSLRVGELVMRELKKLDQVAYVRFASVYRSFADVQAFREEIEMLERDLPVLEGLQLPLLGDAGARKRKL, from the coding sequence GTGCACTGCCCCTTCTGCCAGCACGAAGACACCCGCGTGATCGATTCGCGGGTTTCCGAGGACGGATCGACGATCCGGCGCCGGCGCGAGTGCGAGCAGTGCGGCGAACGCTTCAACACCTTCGAGACCGCCGAGCTGAAGCTGCCGGCAGTCGCCAAGAGCGACGGGCGTCGCGAGGCCTTCGACGAGCGCAAGCTGCGCACCAGCTTCGAGCGCGCATTGCAGAAGCGCCCGGTCGCGAGCGAGGCGGTCGACGTCGCCGTCCGCGCGGTGCTCGACGACCTGCGCCGCAGCGGCGAGCGCGAGGTGCCGTCGCTGCGCGTGGGCGAACTGGTCATGCGCGAGCTCAAGAAGCTCGACCAGGTGGCCTACGTGCGGTTCGCCTCGGTCTACCGCAGCTTCGCCGACGTGCAGGCGTTCCGCGAGGAGATCGAGATGCTCGAGCGCGACCTGCCGGTGCTCGAAGGCCTGCAATTGCCGTTGCTCGGCGATGCCGGCGCGCGCAAGCGCAAGCTCTGA
- the ribD gene encoding bifunctional diaminohydroxyphosphoribosylaminopyrimidine deaminase/5-amino-6-(5-phosphoribosylamino)uracil reductase RibD, translated as MAHALRLAERGLVTTRPNPRVGCVLAHGSEVVGEGWHRLAGGPHAEVEALAAAGSRARGATAYVTLEPCGLHGRTPPCADALIAAGVARVVIASEDAAQEAGGALERLRAAGIAVECGLLREAARELNRGFFSRIERGRPWLRLKLAMSLDGRVALADGASQWITGAAAREDVQRWRARSSAVLTGSGTVQADDPRLTLRLAEAGDTPIPPLLRVVLDRALRTPAGAAVLDGSAPTLVVHAVDAVPVDARFARVECVPVATTVETGLPRLDLPAVLSLLAARGVNELQVESGPVLGGALFAAGLVDELLLYVAPVLLGDRAQPLLALPTLADMASRWRLRTIDRRAIGADLRLLLRPD; from the coding sequence ATGGCGCACGCGCTGCGGCTGGCCGAGCGCGGCCTGGTGACGACGCGCCCGAATCCGCGTGTGGGCTGCGTGCTGGCGCACGGCAGCGAGGTCGTCGGCGAAGGCTGGCACCGCCTGGCCGGCGGGCCGCACGCCGAGGTCGAGGCGCTCGCCGCCGCCGGGAGCCGCGCGCGCGGCGCCACCGCCTACGTCACGCTGGAACCGTGCGGCCTGCACGGCCGGACCCCGCCGTGCGCCGACGCGCTGATCGCCGCCGGCGTCGCCCGCGTGGTGATCGCCAGCGAGGATGCCGCGCAGGAGGCCGGTGGCGCGCTCGAGCGCCTGCGCGCGGCCGGCATTGCGGTCGAGTGCGGCCTGCTGCGCGAGGCGGCCCGCGAGCTCAACCGCGGCTTCTTCAGCCGCATCGAGCGCGGCCGGCCGTGGCTGCGGCTGAAGCTGGCGATGAGCCTGGACGGGCGCGTCGCACTGGCCGACGGCGCCTCCCAATGGATCACTGGTGCGGCGGCCCGCGAGGACGTCCAGCGCTGGCGCGCGCGCAGCTCTGCGGTGCTGACCGGCAGCGGCACCGTGCAGGCCGACGATCCGCGGCTGACGCTGCGCCTGGCCGAGGCCGGCGACACGCCGATTCCCCCGCTGCTGCGCGTCGTGCTCGATCGCGCGCTGCGGACACCGGCCGGAGCCGCCGTGCTCGACGGCAGCGCGCCGACCCTCGTCGTGCATGCCGTCGATGCTGTCCCCGTCGATGCGCGGTTCGCACGCGTCGAGTGCGTGCCGGTCGCCACGACGGTTGAAACCGGCCTGCCGCGTCTCGATCTCCCCGCCGTGCTGTCGCTGCTGGCGGCGCGCGGCGTCAACGAGCTGCAGGTCGAATCCGGCCCGGTGCTCGGCGGCGCGCTGTTCGCCGCCGGCCTGGTCGACGAACTGCTGCTCTACGTGGCGCCGGTGCTGCTCGGCGACCGGGCGCAGCCGCTGCTGGCGTTGCCGACGCTGGCCGACATGGCCTCGCGCTGGCGGCTGCGGACGATCGACCGGCGCGCGATCGGCGCCGACCTGCGGCTGCTGCTGCGGCCGGACTGA
- a CDS encoding riboflavin synthase — translation MFTGIIQAVGRIAAIEPRGGDVRLRVDAGALPLDDVAEGDSIAVGGVCLTALEVGSGHFAADVSVETLAVTTLGGLQPGDTVNLEKALRLSDRLGGHLVSGHVDGIGRVVEVADEARSQRWTFEAPPALARYIAAKGSICIDGVSLTVNAVEDSRFGVNLIPHTQAVTTFGARRAGDPVNLEVDLLARYIERLRLAPAGDTP, via the coding sequence ATGTTCACAGGAATCATCCAGGCGGTCGGCCGGATCGCCGCCATCGAGCCACGCGGCGGCGACGTGCGCCTGCGCGTCGATGCGGGCGCGCTGCCGCTCGACGACGTCGCCGAGGGCGACAGCATCGCGGTGGGCGGCGTCTGCCTGACCGCGCTGGAGGTCGGGTCCGGCCACTTCGCCGCCGACGTCTCGGTCGAGACGCTCGCCGTGACGACGCTCGGCGGGCTGCAGCCCGGCGACACCGTCAACCTCGAGAAGGCGCTGCGGCTTTCGGACCGTCTCGGCGGCCACCTGGTCTCCGGCCACGTCGACGGCATCGGCCGGGTGGTGGAGGTCGCCGACGAGGCGCGCTCGCAACGCTGGACCTTCGAGGCGCCACCGGCGCTGGCACGCTACATCGCCGCCAAGGGCTCGATCTGCATCGACGGCGTCAGCCTGACGGTCAACGCGGTCGAGGACAGCCGCTTCGGCGTCAACCTGATTCCGCACACGCAGGCCGTCACCACGTTCGGTGCGCGCCGCGCCGGCGACCCGGTCAATCTCGAGGTGGACCTGCTGGCGCGCTACATCGAGCGCCTGCGGCTGGCACCGGCCGGAGACACGCCATGA
- a CDS encoding bifunctional 3,4-dihydroxy-2-butanone-4-phosphate synthase/GTP cyclohydrolase II has protein sequence MSFNTIPEILEDIRAGRMVVILDDEDRENEGDLIMAAAKVRPEDINFMVREGRGLVCLPLTQERCRQLGLKPMVSDNTSPYHTNFTVSIEAAEGVTTGISAQDRACTIQAAVRPDAGPADIVQPGHIFPLAAQPGGVLARAGHTEAACDLAALAGLEPAGVLVEILAEDGSMARRPELERFAARHGLKIGTIADLIRYRLATEKTVERLCDVAVETEFGTFRLVVYRDRLQGALHYALVRGCVDDGAPVLTRVHVRNTLSDVLHLKREDLGLTVTAALRRIADEDRGVVVVLSEVDAEAALLDKLVQAPARPAAAAAEWRQHGLGAQILCDLGVRHLRVLGTPRKLVGLGGFGLDVASWDET, from the coding sequence ATGAGCTTCAACACGATTCCCGAGATCCTCGAGGACATCCGCGCCGGGCGCATGGTCGTCATCCTCGACGACGAGGACCGCGAGAACGAGGGCGACCTCATCATGGCCGCCGCCAAGGTGCGGCCCGAGGACATCAACTTCATGGTGCGCGAGGGCCGTGGCCTGGTCTGCCTGCCGCTGACGCAGGAACGCTGCCGGCAGCTGGGCCTCAAGCCGATGGTCAGCGACAACACCTCGCCGTACCACACCAACTTCACGGTCTCGATCGAGGCCGCCGAGGGCGTCACCACCGGCATCTCCGCGCAGGACCGTGCCTGCACGATCCAGGCGGCGGTCAGGCCGGACGCGGGCCCGGCCGACATCGTCCAGCCCGGCCACATCTTCCCGCTCGCCGCCCAGCCCGGCGGCGTGCTCGCGCGCGCCGGCCATACCGAGGCCGCCTGCGACCTCGCCGCGCTGGCCGGTCTGGAGCCGGCCGGCGTGCTGGTGGAAATCCTGGCCGAGGACGGCTCGATGGCGCGGCGGCCGGAGCTGGAGCGCTTCGCCGCCCGGCACGGTCTCAAGATCGGCACGATCGCCGACCTGATCCGCTACCGCCTGGCGACCGAGAAGACCGTCGAGCGGCTGTGCGACGTGGCGGTCGAGACCGAATTCGGCACGTTCCGCCTGGTGGTCTACCGCGATCGCCTGCAGGGCGCGCTGCACTACGCCCTGGTGCGCGGCTGCGTCGACGACGGCGCGCCGGTGCTCACGCGCGTGCACGTGCGCAATACGCTGTCGGACGTGCTGCACCTCAAGCGCGAGGACCTCGGCCTCACGGTCACCGCCGCGCTGCGCCGGATCGCCGACGAGGACCGCGGCGTGGTCGTCGTGCTGAGCGAGGTCGACGCCGAGGCCGCGCTGCTCGACAAGCTCGTCCAGGCGCCGGCCCGTCCCGCGGCGGCTGCCGCCGAATGGCGCCAGCACGGCCTGGGGGCGCAGATCCTGTGCGACCTGGGCGTGCGCCACCTGCGCGTGCTCGGTACCCCGCGCAAGCTGGTCGGCCTCGGCGGTTTCGGCCTCGACGTGGCCAGCTGGGACGAAACCTGA
- the ribH gene encoding 6,7-dimethyl-8-ribityllumazine synthase: protein MPNLAGELRPVPDARYAIVASRWNPGIVDALVAGAQAAFAQNGVDAAAVDVVRVPGAWEIPAVAARLAAAGGHAAIVALGCVVRGDTRHYEQVADGCADGLMRVALDYRIPVLNGVLAVERHADAQARAGGAHGNKGEEAALAAIEMADLWRLL from the coding sequence ATGCCCAACCTCGCCGGCGAGCTTCGCCCCGTCCCTGACGCGCGCTACGCGATCGTCGCCAGCCGCTGGAACCCCGGCATCGTCGATGCCCTGGTCGCCGGCGCCCAGGCCGCGTTCGCGCAGAACGGCGTCGACGCGGCTGCGGTGGACGTCGTGCGCGTGCCCGGCGCCTGGGAGATCCCGGCCGTCGCGGCCCGCCTGGCGGCAGCCGGCGGCCATGCCGCGATCGTCGCGCTCGGCTGTGTCGTGCGCGGCGACACGCGTCACTACGAGCAGGTCGCCGACGGTTGCGCCGACGGCCTGATGCGCGTCGCGCTCGACTACCGCATCCCGGTGCTGAACGGCGTGCTGGCGGTGGAGCGTCATGCCGACGCCCAGGCCCGTGCCGGCGGTGCACACGGCAACAAGGGCGAGGAGGCCGCGCTGGCGGCGATCGAAATGGCTGACCTGTGGAGGCTCCTGTGA
- the nusB gene encoding transcription antitermination factor NusB → MNPSHRVTGVDPAARARARRRALQALYAWQMSGSKMTLVIEQFRHEQDMEIADLEYFEELLRGVEAHCSELDEGLKPHLDREIAQVDPIERAVLRLSAWELRHRPDVPYRVVINEAIEVVKRFGSEYGHTYVNGVLDKLAAEWRAPEYRGR, encoded by the coding sequence GTGAACCCCTCGCATCGCGTAACCGGCGTCGACCCGGCCGCCCGCGCCCGCGCCCGCCGTCGTGCGCTGCAGGCGCTCTACGCCTGGCAGATGTCCGGCAGCAAGATGACCCTCGTGATCGAGCAGTTCCGCCACGAGCAGGACATGGAGATCGCCGACCTGGAGTACTTCGAGGAGCTGCTGCGCGGCGTCGAGGCCCACTGCAGCGAACTCGACGAAGGCCTCAAGCCGCACCTGGACCGCGAAATCGCGCAGGTCGACCCGATCGAGCGCGCCGTGCTGCGCCTGTCGGCCTGGGAGCTGCGGCATCGGCCGGACGTGCCGTACCGCGTCGTCATCAACGAGGCGATCGAGGTCGTCAAGCGCTTCGGTTCCGAGTACGGGCACACCTACGTCAACGGCGTGCTCGACAAGCTGGCCGCCGAATGGCGCGCCCCCGAGTACCGCGGCCGCTAG
- the thiL gene encoding thiamine-phosphate kinase, protein MSEFDLIDLIRRRAGIERNDVRLGIGDDAALVLPPPGHELAICTDTLVAGVHFPADTAAADIGWKALAVNLSDLAAMGATPAWALLALTLPTADAAFVEAFCTGFGALAAQHRVALIGGDTTSGPLTITVTVHGFVPPEQALRRDGARVGDAVFVTGTLGDAAAALWLRRRSGDPALRAQLDPRLDRPEPRIAAGAALRGAATACIDVSDGLLADLGHIADRSGVGIDIETDALPSSPALLGAFAAADRARLQLAGGDDYELAFTAPAHRAGDLQRDLARIGCGATRIGRVVEGAGVRALDADGAPITLPARGWEHFA, encoded by the coding sequence ATGAGCGAGTTCGACCTGATCGACCTGATCCGCCGCCGTGCCGGTATCGAGCGCAACGACGTGCGCCTGGGGATCGGCGACGACGCCGCGCTGGTGCTGCCGCCGCCCGGCCACGAGCTGGCCATCTGCACCGACACGCTGGTCGCCGGCGTGCATTTCCCGGCCGACACCGCGGCGGCGGACATCGGCTGGAAGGCGCTGGCCGTCAACCTGAGCGACCTGGCCGCGATGGGCGCCACGCCCGCCTGGGCGCTGCTGGCGCTGACGCTGCCGACCGCCGATGCCGCCTTCGTCGAGGCCTTCTGCACCGGCTTCGGCGCCCTGGCCGCCCAGCATCGCGTCGCGCTGATCGGCGGCGATACCACCTCCGGGCCGCTGACCATCACGGTGACCGTGCACGGCTTCGTGCCGCCGGAACAGGCACTGCGCCGCGACGGCGCGCGCGTCGGCGACGCGGTTTTCGTCACCGGCACGCTCGGTGACGCCGCCGCCGCGCTGTGGCTGCGGCGCCGGTCCGGCGATCCGGCCCTGCGCGCCCAGCTCGATCCGCGCCTGGACCGGCCCGAGCCGCGCATCGCCGCCGGCGCGGCCCTGCGCGGCGCCGCCACCGCCTGTATCGACGTATCCGACGGGTTGCTGGCCGATCTGGGCCACATTGCCGACCGGAGCGGCGTCGGCATCGACATCGAGACCGACGCCCTGCCGTCCAGCCCGGCCCTGCTCGGCGCCTTTGCGGCGGCCGACCGCGCGCGCCTGCAACTGGCCGGCGGGGACGACTACGAGCTGGCCTTCACCGCACCCGCGCACCGCGCCGGCGACCTGCAGCGCGACCTGGCGCGGATCGGCTGCGGCGCCACGCGGATCGGCCGCGTGGTGGAAGGGGCCGGCGTGCGCGCGCTCGATGCCGACGGTGCGCCGATCACACTGCCGGCGCGCGGCTGGGAGCATTTCGCATGA
- a CDS encoding phosphatidylglycerophosphatase A family protein produces the protein MRLDAAQRRAVLGHPAGWIASGFGSGFSPFASGTAGSAVAVLLWLPLSGCPLPVYLAGLVAAFALGVWASHVVVKRLGLEDPGVIVWDEFVGQWITLLPLLALPLHWGWIAAAFFLFRLFDVWKPWPVSWADRSVEGGLGVMLDDVLAGVYAALVLGLALYALS, from the coding sequence ATGAGGCTCGACGCGGCGCAGCGCCGCGCCGTGCTCGGCCATCCGGCCGGCTGGATCGCATCGGGCTTCGGTTCGGGCTTCAGCCCGTTCGCGTCGGGAACCGCCGGCTCCGCCGTCGCCGTCCTGCTGTGGCTGCCGCTGAGCGGCTGCCCGCTGCCGGTCTACCTGGCTGGTCTCGTGGCCGCATTCGCGCTCGGCGTCTGGGCCTCGCATGTGGTCGTGAAGCGGCTCGGCCTGGAGGATCCCGGCGTCATCGTCTGGGACGAGTTCGTCGGCCAGTGGATCACGCTGCTGCCGCTGCTGGCGCTGCCGCTTCACTGGGGATGGATCGCCGCGGCGTTCTTCCTGTTCCGGCTGTTCGACGTGTGGAAGCCCTGGCCGGTGTCCTGGGCCGATCGTAGCGTCGAAGGCGGCCTCGGCGTCATGCTCGACGACGTGCTGGCCGGGGTCTATGCGGCGCTGGTGCTGGGGCTCGCGCTGTACGCGCTGTCCTAG